The Longimicrobium sp. genome has a window encoding:
- a CDS encoding very short patch repair endonuclease — translation MSHRPKAPEEIRRNMAAIRSSGNKTEQALAKTLHRMGLRYRKYAPGLPGRPDIVFPRSKVVVFVDGDYWHGRLLREQGMEAVEQRMKGVNIGYWKEKFARNMKRDDEVTAKLRTMGWTVIRLWESDVKRNVNGAADIVAKAVRINNVDIS, via the coding sequence GTGAGTCACCGGCCTAAGGCGCCTGAAGAAATCCGCCGTAATATGGCGGCGATACGATCCAGCGGAAACAAGACGGAGCAAGCGCTCGCGAAGACGTTACATCGGATGGGACTTCGCTACCGGAAGTATGCTCCTGGGCTTCCAGGGCGGCCTGACATCGTCTTTCCACGATCTAAGGTCGTCGTTTTCGTTGATGGAGACTACTGGCACGGGCGGTTGCTTCGGGAGCAAGGAATGGAGGCAGTAGAGCAAAGAATGAAGGGCGTCAACATCGGATATTGGAAAGAGAAATTTGCACGAAACATGAAACGAGATGACGAGGTAACAGCGAAGCTTCGAACGATGGGTTGGACCGTTATTAGGCTCTGGGAAAGCGACGTGAAGCGCAATGTAAACGGTGCTGCCGATATTGTGGCTAAGGCCGTTCGGATTAACAATGTCGACATATCTTGA
- a CDS encoding DNA cytosine methyltransferase, whose amino-acid sequence MEDSPLSSIEICAGAGGQALGLERAGFRHEITIEIDDAACATLQRNRPEWNVVKMDVRDFHAREYREIDLLAGGVPCPPFSIAGKQLGPGDERDLFPAALRLVEEARPRAVMLENVRGLSTARFKRYREDILSRLRNLGYDAQWQVLNACNYSVPQLRPRFILVALRGDAAARFRWPRPIETPPTVGEALRELMGSRGWPGAAHWAAKANSIAPTLVGGSKKHGGPDLGPTRAKLAWRELGVDGHGVADLPPACEFPCDGLPKLTVEMAARLQGFPDSWEFIGRKTAAYRQVGNAFPPPVAAAVGAAIRAALLGNTPVLVPDVPDLFASVG is encoded by the coding sequence ATGGAAGATTCCCCGCTGAGCTCTATCGAAATCTGCGCTGGTGCAGGTGGCCAAGCACTTGGTTTGGAGCGGGCGGGGTTTCGGCACGAGATCACCATCGAGATTGACGATGCTGCTTGTGCCACCTTGCAGCGGAATCGTCCGGAGTGGAACGTTGTAAAAATGGACGTTCGCGATTTCCACGCCCGTGAATATCGCGAGATTGACCTTCTTGCGGGCGGGGTTCCGTGTCCCCCTTTCTCAATCGCGGGAAAACAACTCGGGCCAGGGGACGAGCGGGACCTCTTTCCGGCCGCTCTTCGTCTTGTGGAGGAGGCCAGGCCACGGGCCGTGATGCTTGAGAACGTGCGGGGCTTGTCCACTGCGCGGTTTAAGCGATACCGGGAGGACATCCTTTCGCGGCTGCGTAACTTGGGATATGATGCTCAATGGCAGGTACTGAACGCATGCAATTACAGCGTGCCCCAGTTGCGGCCCCGGTTCATCCTCGTCGCGTTGCGAGGTGATGCGGCTGCTCGGTTTAGGTGGCCGCGCCCCATTGAAACGCCTCCAACTGTCGGTGAGGCCCTACGGGAGCTAATGGGTTCAAGAGGCTGGCCTGGGGCGGCCCATTGGGCGGCTAAGGCGAATTCAATTGCCCCGACGCTCGTTGGTGGGTCAAAAAAGCACGGAGGCCCCGACTTGGGGCCGACGCGCGCAAAACTTGCTTGGCGCGAGTTGGGCGTGGATGGACACGGAGTTGCCGACTTGCCGCCAGCGTGTGAATTCCCGTGCGACGGGCTTCCGAAGCTCACTGTAGAGATGGCCGCGCGGCTTCAAGGGTTTCCAGATAGCTGGGAGTTCATTGGGCGCAAGACCGCGGCTTACCGCCAAGTCGGAAATGCGTTTCCTCCTCCTGTCGCGGCTGCCGTCGGAGCAGCTATCCGAGCCGCATTGCTCGGCAATACTCCCGTGCTGGTACCTGACGTGCCAGACCTTTTTGCTTCCGTAGGGTAA
- a CDS encoding tetratricopeptide repeat protein: MTEERTQRRSRRISRLWVVPPGLTASDEPFEGYRVLEEAGAGLGVPLWQFLRDVDLWSTTPPEARGRLFSAGMVRRRRALLAQLGVRRELRLPLETIGQALEGRTHGAGAQITRACETLSRWAGDHAMPRTALAFAQSASLATPEQPGPAYMVGLLARRNAEYRRAETWFRRALGLARRSGDWRHYGLACLGVGNLYRQRGDYPTARAWYGRALRVARRHALWDVRPLALHDLFCVSMNGENGDTAEEWAQRAFKAYGPRHPRLVALAHDVARFWLDRRRFRPALQVFRAVLPHVSRIAERRIVVANMAAAAAGMGDRLAFAAMWGETWRLVDEYEDTEGVPEALVGIAAGAAALGDPDRAQLAAGHAATVARKRDEPEPRLAAERIIEAARSVRVRARVPPPPPAEDDAEATPEALFATELAEALTLGVDPDPGEPVAD; this comes from the coding sequence GTGACGGAGGAACGAACCCAACGACGAAGCCGGCGCATCTCGCGCCTGTGGGTGGTGCCGCCCGGGCTCACCGCCAGCGACGAGCCCTTCGAGGGCTACCGCGTGCTCGAGGAAGCCGGCGCGGGGCTGGGCGTCCCGCTCTGGCAGTTCCTGCGCGACGTGGACCTGTGGTCCACCACCCCGCCCGAGGCGCGCGGCCGCCTGTTCAGCGCCGGGATGGTGCGGCGCCGGCGCGCGCTCCTGGCGCAGCTCGGCGTCCGCCGCGAGCTGCGCCTGCCGCTGGAGACCATCGGCCAGGCGCTGGAGGGGCGCACGCACGGCGCCGGCGCGCAGATCACCCGCGCCTGCGAGACGCTCAGCCGCTGGGCCGGCGACCACGCGATGCCGCGCACCGCGCTGGCCTTCGCGCAGAGCGCCTCGCTGGCCACGCCCGAGCAGCCCGGGCCCGCGTACATGGTGGGGCTGCTGGCGCGCCGCAACGCCGAGTATCGCCGCGCGGAAACGTGGTTCCGCCGCGCGCTGGGGCTGGCGCGCCGCTCGGGAGACTGGCGGCACTACGGGCTGGCGTGCCTGGGGGTGGGCAACCTCTACCGCCAGCGCGGCGATTATCCCACCGCGCGTGCCTGGTACGGACGCGCGCTGCGCGTGGCCCGCCGCCACGCGCTGTGGGACGTGCGCCCGCTGGCGCTGCACGACCTGTTCTGCGTTTCCATGAATGGGGAGAACGGCGACACCGCCGAGGAGTGGGCCCAGCGTGCCTTCAAGGCGTACGGGCCGCGCCACCCGCGCCTGGTGGCGCTGGCGCACGACGTCGCCCGCTTCTGGCTGGACCGCAGGCGCTTCCGCCCGGCGCTGCAGGTGTTCCGCGCCGTGCTCCCGCACGTGAGCCGCATCGCCGAGCGCCGCATCGTGGTGGCGAACATGGCGGCCGCGGCGGCCGGGATGGGCGACCGGCTGGCCTTCGCGGCCATGTGGGGCGAGACGTGGCGGCTGGTGGACGAGTACGAGGACACCGAGGGGGTGCCCGAGGCGCTGGTGGGGATCGCCGCGGGGGCGGCCGCGCTGGGCGACCCGGACCGCGCGCAGCTGGCGGCCGGGCACGCGGCCACCGTGGCCCGCAAGCGCGACGAGCCGGAGCCGCGCCTGGCCGCCGAGCGCATCATCGAGGCCGCGCGCAGCGTGCGCGTGCGGGCCCGGGTGCCGCCCCCGCCCCCCGCGGAGGACGACGCGGAGGCGACCCCCGAGGCGCTGTTCGCCACCGAGCTGGCCGAGGCGCTGACGCTGGGCGTCGACCCCGACCCCGGCGAGCCGGTGGCGGACTAG